One part of the Parambassis ranga chromosome 8, fParRan2.1, whole genome shotgun sequence genome encodes these proteins:
- the ppap2d gene encoding phosphatidic acid phosphatase type 2D: protein MQNFNSTGTHSNTLPRDAELQLRLADSGGSGNGAGKQCMAQPEEESVFCTKRKMLVGLDLICLFVASIPFFACELKAVTPYRRGFFCGDSSITYPYVETEAIPDGLLIAGGIAITGLTIALGECYRVRFRGVHSRAFVRNCYVSCLYKELGSFLFGCCVGQSLTNMAKLSVGRLRPNFLSVCNVTYASINCTPGSYVSHVTCRQQSQKMVEEARKSFFSGHASFAMYTMLYLAFYLQARLSWRGARLLRPLIQFLLVIIAIYTGLSRISDYRHHPTDVLTGFIQGGLTAYWVAFYISSMFKPCGRPDLSPTNLSLESPLSSQQTVC from the exons ATGCAAAACTTTAATTCCACCGGTACTCACAGCAACACGTTGCCCCGGGACGCAGAGCTCCAGCTGCGGTTAGCAGACAGTGGAGGGTCCGGGAACGGAGCTGGGAAACAGTGCATGGCCCAGCCGGAGGAGGAGAGCGTGTTTTGCACCAAGAGGAAGATGCTCGTCGGTTTGGATTTAATATGCCTCTTTGTCG CCTCCATCCCATTTTTTGCATGTGAGCTGAAGGCAGTGACCCCATACAGACGTGGCTTTTTCTGCGGGGACTCCAGCATCACCTATCCCTATGTGGAAACAGAGGCCATTCCTGACGGCCTGCTTATTGCCGGTGGCATCGCCATCACTGGCCTAACA ATTGCACTGGGTGAGTGCTACCGGGTGCGTTTTCGAGGTGTGCACTCGCGAGCTTTTGTTCGAAATTGCTATGTATCATGCTTGTACAAGGAGCTTGGGAGCTTCCTGTTTGGTTGCTGCGTGGGTCAGTCCCTCACCAACATGGCCAAGCTAAGCGTAGGTCGTCTGCGGCccaacttcctgtctgtgtgtaacgTCACCTATGCATCCATCAACTGTACTCCTGGCAGCTACGTGTCCCACGTCACCTGCAGGCAGCAGAGCCAGAAGATGGTGGAGGAGGCGAG gaagtcttttttttctggccaTGCTTCCTTCGCCATGTACACCATGCTCTACCTGGCA TTCTACCTGCAGGCACGGTTGTCTTGGCGAGGAGCTCGGCTACTGCGCCCGTTGATACAGTTCCTCCTAGTAATAATTGCCATCTACACGGGCCTGAGCCGCATCTCTGACTACCGTCACCACCCCACTGACGTGCTCACAGGCTTCATCCAAGGAGGCCTCACCGCATACTGGGTG GCCTTTTACATCTCCTCCATGTTTAAGCCTTGTGGCCGTCCAGACCTGTCTCCCACTAACCTGTCCCTGGAGAGTCCTCTGTCCAGCCAGCAGACTGTCTGTTAG